Proteins from one Chroococcidiopsis sp. CCMEE 29 genomic window:
- a CDS encoding carboxypeptidase-like regulatory domain-containing protein yields the protein MNQKWKLLIPLVFASVFSWSARVSAHGVRVEARDTQAVEVNAEYDTGEPMAEAQVTVYSPDDPSTPWLQSTTDKNGNFVFTPDYSKSGNWSIQVRQAGHGDIINIPIQGNQAQAGGEGATEAAGNGSPAQAVSTRSTDASFTPLQTILMGAAGIWGFIGTALFFMRGKNNSELQSPES from the coding sequence ATGAATCAGAAGTGGAAACTTTTAATCCCACTCGTTTTTGCCTCCGTCTTTAGCTGGTCAGCCAGAGTAAGCGCTCATGGTGTCAGGGTTGAAGCGAGAGACACTCAGGCGGTTGAGGTTAATGCTGAGTATGATACTGGCGAACCAATGGCGGAAGCACAAGTAACAGTTTACTCCCCTGATGACCCCTCCACCCCTTGGCTGCAAAGTACCACTGACAAAAACGGTAACTTTGTGTTCACACCCGATTACTCAAAGTCAGGAAATTGGTCAATTCAAGTGCGTCAAGCGGGTCACGGTGATATTATCAATATTCCTATTCAGGGCAACCAGGCACAGGCAGGAGGAGAGGGTGCAACTGAGGCGGCAGGTAACGGTTCCCCCGCTCAAGCGGTGAGTACCCGCTCGACTGATGCCTCGTTCACACCACTGCAGACTATCCTGATGGGAGCCGCAGGTATCTGGGGATTCATCGGTACAGCATTATTTTTTATGCGGGGTAAAAACAATTCGGAACTTCAAAGCCCTGAATCCTAA
- a CDS encoding multicopper oxidase domain-containing protein — MPNRFALGKEELLSRRQVLKFGLAGAGVIGAVTALQALNQQQVIVRVPPLPPSDAPNSGTGVNPMMVLRDFDYGTVKREKGRTIREFRIVAGTSTIQLNSAVAFNTWTFNDRIPGPTLRAKQGDRVRVLFLNQGGHSHSMHFHGIHPAEVDGVRPVRHGAAAIYEFDAEPYGVHLYHCHTEPVTRHIGKGLYGMFIIDPPNGRPPADEMVLIMAGYDVNEDKRNEFYAFNGQPDYYMQHPIPIYQNQLIRLYVLNMIEFDAAATFHLHANFFRVYRTGRTLKSSEETDVVTMGTAERHILEFAYKYPGKYMFHPHQDAIADAGCMGLFEVIGQA, encoded by the coding sequence ATGCCAAACCGTTTTGCACTGGGAAAAGAAGAACTTTTGAGTCGCCGTCAGGTGCTGAAATTTGGCTTAGCCGGAGCGGGTGTGATTGGTGCGGTCACTGCTTTGCAAGCGCTGAACCAACAACAAGTAATAGTTAGAGTACCGCCACTACCGCCTAGTGATGCGCCTAACTCTGGCACTGGTGTAAACCCGATGATGGTGTTACGTGATTTTGATTATGGTACTGTTAAGCGCGAAAAAGGACGCACGATTCGAGAATTTCGGATAGTAGCTGGAACTTCCACAATTCAGCTCAATAGTGCTGTTGCTTTCAACACTTGGACTTTCAATGATCGCATTCCAGGACCAACCCTACGGGCAAAACAAGGCGATCGCGTCCGAGTCCTCTTCCTCAACCAAGGAGGACATTCCCATTCTATGCACTTTCACGGCATCCACCCGGCTGAAGTGGATGGTGTCCGTCCAGTGCGCCACGGTGCAGCAGCGATTTATGAGTTTGATGCTGAACCTTATGGCGTTCATCTCTACCATTGTCATACTGAGCCAGTCACTCGTCATATCGGTAAAGGACTGTACGGTATGTTCATCATCGATCCACCAAATGGACGACCACCCGCTGATGAAATGGTGCTGATTATGGCTGGGTATGACGTGAATGAGGATAAGCGTAATGAATTCTATGCCTTTAATGGGCAACCAGACTACTACATGCAGCATCCGATCCCCATCTACCAAAATCAGCTGATTCGGCTGTATGTACTTAACATGATTGAGTTTGATGCCGCCGCGACATTTCACTTACACGCCAACTTCTTTCGGGTTTATCGTACAGGTCGTACCCTAAAATCCAGTGAGGAAACAGATGTAGTCACGATGGGGACAGCAGAGCGACACATTTTAGAATTTGCCTACAAATATCCTGGTAAGTATATGTTTCATCCCCATCAAGATGCGATCGCCGATGCTGGGTGCATGGGGTTGTTTGAAGTGATCGGTCAGGCATAA